DNA sequence from the Methanolobus sp. ZRKC5 genome:
AAAGTACCGGACATCCAGTCCAGAGTATATATTGGAGACGGTGACCGCGACCTTGTAGATCATGTAAAGCACCGCATACCATACCAGGATTTAAGTCATGGTGCGCAGCTCGAGCTACCCTACATCCTTGAAAAGACCGTAAAACATGATGAAGAAAGGTTTGTCAAATTCTTCAATGATGCGCACCCAATTACAAACAGGCTACATATGTTAGAGTTACTCCCAGGTATTGGAAAGAAACTTATGTGGGCCATCATAGATGAGAGGAAGAAAGGGGCGTTCAAGACCCTTGAAGAATTACACGAGAGAGTCGGAGGAGTACACTCCCCAGGGAAAGTTGTTGTCAACAGGATCATAGATGAACTAAAGGATGACAATATCAAGTACAGACTTTTCACAATACCTCCACGTCGTCAACGTAGCCATTGAAAGGTGTTCATTTCTTGGTTTATGATATTTTAAGAAAATATGGTATCCGTGGTGGATACCATGACCAGCATTTTTTAATAGATGAACGAATCCTTGACAGGATTGTAGATGCTGCTGACATAAAACCCCATGAGACAATACTTGAGATCGGAGCAGGTATTGGCAACCTGACTGAAAGGCTCATGGAGAAAGCAGGTCACGTAATTGCTATTGAGCGAGATCCCGAACTTATTGATGTTCTAATAGACCGTTTTGGAAACCTGGACAAACTTACCCTGATTCATGGAGATGTGCTCAAAGTCGAGTTCCCTTCTTTTGACAAAGTAGTCTCAAACCTACCATATTCCATTTCTTCCGAGATTACATTCAAGTTATTCAAACATGATTTTAAGTTAGGAATACTCATGTACCAATACGAGTTTGCACAGAGACTTGTGGCACATGCCAATTCAAAGGATTATAGCCGCCTTTCTGTAAATGCGCACTATTTTGCTGATAATTCAATGATCATGAAAATACCACGAGGGGCTTTTTCCCCACCACCTGAAGTCCTTTCTGCGGTGGTTGAGATCAAACCAAGACATGCAGATTTTGAAGTGCTTGATGAAAAGTATTTCCTTGATTTTGTTACTGCAGCTTTCGGCCAAAGGCGTAAGAAGATGAGGAATTCCATCATCCGGAACAAGCAACTCCTTGGTATAGATGATATGAAAGAATTCATACATGAATTACCGCAGGAACTAATTGATAAAAGACCTGAGAATCTGGAACCTGAGCAATTTGCACAACTTGCCAACATGATGTTCAGACATAAACAGGAATAACTATTTTTGAATCTATGGTTACCATCAAACACCTTAATGCAATGATCGATCTTGCAGAACAGGTATACGAACCTGCTGAAGATTCTTATCTACTTGCAGACACTGCTCTTGAGTTTACAAAAGAGAACATGCACATCCTGGAAATTGGGACAGGCAGCGGTTTTGTATCCGCAGTCCTTAAAGCTAACAGGAATATAAAGCTTGTAGCAACAGAAATAAGTCCTTTAGCTGCACGCTGTGCAAAATCCAATGGTATCGATGTTATCAGGACAGATATGTTTACAGGATTGAAAAGTAAACAACAGTTTGACATTGTGATATTCAATCCCCCATACCTTCCAACTTCCGAAGAAGAGAAAGTCCCAGGATGGTTAAATTACGCTTTTGACGGTGGCATCGATGGACGTAAGGACATCAAACCATTCATGGAGCAGGTACATGCTTACCTGAAACCGAGTGGACTGATATTGCTGCTTGTATCATCCATAACCGGCATTGAAGAAGTTATGCAGGAAATGGAACGTCATGGCTTTAATTCATGGATTAAGGCAAGAGAAAAATGTTCCTTTGAAGAGCTAGTAGTCATTGTCGGAAAAATAGTCGATTAAATTAAGATATTTTTAACTTTTGAATTAATTATTTTTAACTATTGGATTAATTATATTACAATCATATTAAGACATAGTAAACTTAAATATGTGTAATAATATATTAGACTTGTGTATATTCCTATTGAGCATTTGCACACCCAAATCATAAGAGTGAGGAAAAACATATGAATAAAACAGTTCTCCTCAAACATAATAAAAACGATACAGCTAAATTAAAAAAGGAAATTGAAGACATCTGCGATAATATTTCTGTGCACAATATCGACCAGGATTATTATGCAGAAGTACAGCCTATTGGAATATCTTCATTGTTAGTCTTCAAACTAGAGAAGGACACAAGTGGTAACTTTGTAGAAAAAGCATTGAGGATCGCCTCTAAGAATAAGATACCAATACTGCTCATTGTATCCGAACCTGATAGCAGGTTCTTTGACCAGATATCTATAGCAGATGGAGTGTGGTACATTAAAGAACCATACACCAAAAGTGAGCTGAGGTACAAAATTAAAGGTAACTATTCAGCCTGGCACGATTTGCCTATTGGTACTGATTTCATCGAAATAGAGATGTCTGCTCACTAACAATCTAACAATCAAAAAAGCAATCAATAGCAACAATCAAAATAAATGATTCTAATGAAATTTACGTTTCAACTTTTTGTCAAGATTGTTATTGATAGCGTTTTTATCAGGCTGAATAGTTACAATTAAAGAAGCTGTAAGCTCTGGAAAGATATGCGATTGGAATTACCACCTGATAACCGAAAGTGCGAATGACATTATCTTCACAATGAGTGCTACCGGTAAATTTTTTTATGTAAGCTCTTCAGTAAAAAATATCACAGGCTTTACTCCGGAAGAAATATTGGAAAATTGTCTAAAAGAACTTGTCACAGAAGAATCTTTCAATTACATCACCGGCGTGATTGGCACCTTCTTCTCCAAGCTCCAAAAAGGTACACCTGTAAAAGCACCTGTTTTTGAAATAGAGATCTTATGCAAGAACGTATCAACGTTATGGGTAGAATTGAATGTTAACCCTGTTTTTGATGAAGAGAAGAACTTCAGGTATTTTACAGGAACAATGCGTGATATAAATGATCGCAAACAAGCAGAAGAGCGTTTCAGGATTGCAGCTGAATGTACTAATGACCTGATATATGAGTGGGACATGAAAAATAACCATTTAAAGTGGTTCGGAAACATTGATGAAGCACTAGGTTATGACCAGGGAGAAATATCGGAAACACTCAATGCATGGTCTGAAAGAGTACATCCGGATGACCTACAAGCTGTCATGAAAAAGATAGAAAACTATCGTAACACAGGAGATATTTTTCAAGCAGAATATCGCATGATAACAAAGAGTGGACAAATCCGACACTGGAAAGAACATGGCACGCCCATATTTGATGACGTTACAAAGGAGATAAGCAGGACAATTGGTGTCTGCTCTGACGTCACTGATAAAAAAGAATCAGAAAAGGCCCTGAAAGAAAGCGAAGAGATGTTCCGCCTTATTGCTGAAAATGCAAATGATGTAATATGGATACTTGATGCAAGTGGTAATACTCTTTATGTCAGCCCTTCAGTTGAAAACTTAAGAGGATTTACTCCTGAAGAATTGAAGAGTTTATCTATCGAAGAAAGATTTACACCCCAATCATTCCAGGACTTGATGGAATTATGGAATGCTTTTTTTAGTACATTCAAAAAAGGATTTATCCCCGATGTCCCACGCACCATCGAACTAGAACAACCATGCAAAGATGGTTCTACCGTATGGGTAGAAATGCATATCAATCCAGTCATTGACAATGAAGGTAAGTTTAAATTCTTCTTGGGAATCAGTCGTAATATTGATAAACGTAAAATAAATGTAACTATTCAGCCTACCACAATTAGCCTATTGATACTGATTTAATCAAAACGGAGATGTTTGCTCACTAACAACCTAAGAATCAAAAAAGCAATCAATGGCAACAATCAAAATTAATGATCCTAATAAAATGTAGGTCTCAACTTTTTGTCAAGATTGCTATTGATAGTGTTTTTATCAGGCTGAATAGTTACAAATAAATGAGCTTGAACTTAAAAAACAGGCAAAACTGCTTGACACCATTTTTGATCTTGCCCCCGTACCCATGATACTTGTGAACAGAAATACAATTGTTGAGAATATAAACCAAGAATGTATGGAAATTTCAAAAACAAGTAAAGAAGCATCCATTGGTAAGAAATCTGGAGAAATATTCTCTTGT
Encoded proteins:
- a CDS encoding DUF655 domain-containing protein, giving the protein MTTRGKPPEKEEFAWILDYLPYGSSDDKRPAYQKKPLVQAVGEIHFVLMELVPKEGKVPDIQSRVYIGDGDRDLVDHVKHRIPYQDLSHGAQLELPYILEKTVKHDEERFVKFFNDAHPITNRLHMLELLPGIGKKLMWAIIDERKKGAFKTLEELHERVGGVHSPGKVVVNRIIDELKDDNIKYRLFTIPPRRQRSH
- the rsmA gene encoding 16S rRNA (adenine(1518)-N(6)/adenine(1519)-N(6))-dimethyltransferase RsmA; amino-acid sequence: MVYDILRKYGIRGGYHDQHFLIDERILDRIVDAADIKPHETILEIGAGIGNLTERLMEKAGHVIAIERDPELIDVLIDRFGNLDKLTLIHGDVLKVEFPSFDKVVSNLPYSISSEITFKLFKHDFKLGILMYQYEFAQRLVAHANSKDYSRLSVNAHYFADNSMIMKIPRGAFSPPPEVLSAVVEIKPRHADFEVLDEKYFLDFVTAAFGQRRKKMRNSIIRNKQLLGIDDMKEFIHELPQELIDKRPENLEPEQFAQLANMMFRHKQE
- a CDS encoding HemK2/MTQ2 family protein methyltransferase, whose amino-acid sequence is MVTIKHLNAMIDLAEQVYEPAEDSYLLADTALEFTKENMHILEIGTGSGFVSAVLKANRNIKLVATEISPLAARCAKSNGIDVIRTDMFTGLKSKQQFDIVIFNPPYLPTSEEEKVPGWLNYAFDGGIDGRKDIKPFMEQVHAYLKPSGLILLLVSSITGIEEVMQEMERHGFNSWIKAREKCSFEELVVIVGKIVD
- a CDS encoding PAS domain S-box protein; the protein is MTESANDIIFTMSATGKFFYVSSSVKNITGFTPEEILENCLKELVTEESFNYITGVIGTFFSKLQKGTPVKAPVFEIEILCKNVSTLWVELNVNPVFDEEKNFRYFTGTMRDINDRKQAEERFRIAAECTNDLIYEWDMKNNHLKWFGNIDEALGYDQGEISETLNAWSERVHPDDLQAVMKKIENYRNTGDIFQAEYRMITKSGQIRHWKEHGTPIFDDVTKEISRTIGVCSDVTDKKESEKALKESEEMFRLIAENANDVIWILDASGNTLYVSPSVENLRGFTPEELKSLSIEERFTPQSFQDLMELWNAFFSTFKKGFIPDVPRTIELEQPCKDGSTVWVEMHINPVIDNEGKFKFFLGISRNIDKRKINVTIQPTTISLLILI